In Malus sylvestris chromosome 15, drMalSylv7.2, whole genome shotgun sequence, a single genomic region encodes these proteins:
- the LOC126603656 gene encoding early nodulin-93-like, whose protein sequence is MSKNMAQSPFEKTSIDQLAMAKRYSREGVKAGAKAAVVATIATAIPTMASVRMLPWARANLNPTAQALIISTVAGMAYFIVADKTILATARRNSFNQVAHHGARINH, encoded by the exons ATGTCAAAAAATATGGCTCAGTCTCCCTTTGAGAAGACCTCAATTGACCAACTGGCCATGGCTAAGCGCTATTCCCGTG AGGGTGTAAAAGCAGGAGCTAAGGCAGCTGTTGTTGCCACCATTGCCACTGCCATTCCAACT ATGGCTAGTGTGAGGATGCTACCTTGGGCAAGAGCCAATCTCAATCCCACTGCTCAGGCCCTCATAATCTCCACAG TGGCTGGAATGGCATATTTCATCGTGGCTGACAAGACTATTTTGGCAACTGCAAGAAGGAACTCATTCAATCAAGTGGCTCACCATGGAGCAAGAATTAATCACTAA